A window from Chitinophaga filiformis encodes these proteins:
- a CDS encoding type 1 glutamine amidotransferase domain-containing protein — protein MKTKIKCVAAFLGLIALAFSSMTVNAQNKKSKKVLMVVTSFQTVNADVKTGLWMEEFAAPYYYLVEHGVQVTVASPKGGKTPIDSASISEQLIAPVSKRALNDPEAQRWLNNTVKLSTVKAKDYDAVFYPGGHGPTWDMPDNATSIALIQSFVEQQKPTAFVCHSAAALKNVKTKTGEYLLKGKTVTGYSNDEETAGQTGAKAAFPLEDMLRERGANYQKAAEKWTSFTVQDGLLITGENPASSEATAEKLVAALNIKIK, from the coding sequence ATGAAAACGAAGATCAAATGTGTGGCAGCATTCCTGGGCTTGATAGCATTGGCTTTTTCCAGTATGACGGTAAACGCCCAGAACAAAAAGTCTAAGAAGGTGCTGATGGTAGTGACCTCTTTTCAAACGGTGAACGCTGATGTAAAAACCGGTCTCTGGATGGAAGAATTTGCTGCTCCTTATTATTATCTCGTAGAACATGGAGTGCAGGTAACAGTGGCTTCTCCTAAAGGAGGAAAGACGCCTATTGATTCAGCAAGTATCAGCGAACAGCTGATCGCACCTGTTTCAAAAAGGGCACTGAATGATCCGGAAGCACAGCGATGGTTGAACAATACTGTTAAACTCAGCACCGTAAAGGCAAAGGATTATGACGCTGTATTCTACCCCGGCGGCCATGGACCCACCTGGGACATGCCTGACAATGCAACCTCCATTGCTTTGATCCAGTCATTTGTAGAACAGCAGAAGCCAACTGCTTTTGTTTGTCATTCTGCTGCCGCCTTGAAAAATGTAAAGACCAAAACCGGGGAATACCTGCTGAAAGGTAAAACTGTTACAGGCTATTCCAACGATGAGGAAACAGCAGGACAAACAGGCGCAAAAGCCGCTTTCCCGCTGGAAGACATGCTGAGAGAACGTGGTGCCAACTATCAAAAGGCAGCCGAAAAATGGACCTCTTTTACCGTGCAGGATGGTTTACTGATCACAGGTGAAAACCCAGCTTCATCGGAGGCTACAGCAGAAAAACTGGTGGCTGCGCTTAATATTAAAATTAAATAA
- a CDS encoding response regulator, with product MDSKAKIIFLADDDPEDQEILKDAILRLDPTADIHSVVNGQQAVEYLLNCPDNCLPELLIFDYKMPIFNAIEVLEKIQDIPRLQSIPKVVWSTSNQPEHVRSCMEKGALQYFVKPTRIEELNSIAMQMLEAGNS from the coding sequence ATGGATAGTAAGGCTAAAATTATTTTTTTAGCAGACGATGATCCTGAAGACCAGGAAATTCTGAAAGATGCAATTTTAAGACTTGACCCAACAGCGGACATTCATTCGGTGGTGAATGGGCAACAAGCCGTTGAATATCTACTCAACTGCCCGGACAACTGTTTACCGGAACTGCTCATTTTTGACTATAAAATGCCGATTTTCAATGCAATAGAGGTACTGGAGAAGATCCAGGACATCCCTCGTCTCCAATCTATCCCTAAAGTAGTATGGAGCACTTCCAACCAGCCTGAACATGTCAGGAGCTGTATGGAGAAAGGCGCGCTTCAGTATTTCGTGAAGCCTACCAGAATAGAGGAATTAAACAGCATCGCCATGCAAATGCTGGAAGCGGGCAACAGCTAA
- a CDS encoding Crp/Fnr family transcriptional regulator produces the protein MHPALRKHFEELVKLTDAEAERIGSCYHPRKFKKHSIILQPGDIVNHEYFVLKGLLKTFTIDDSGKEHILQFSMENWWVSDYTALHTDGKSSFIIQCLEDVELLYISYADRQRLCDEIHQFERFCRLKITAGFVSMQKRVMALLKNDAQSRYQQLLEQYPSLFQRVPKALIAAYIGVSRETLSRLQV, from the coding sequence ATGCATCCTGCGCTTAGAAAACACTTTGAGGAGTTAGTCAAATTGACCGATGCGGAAGCTGAGCGTATAGGTTCCTGTTATCATCCAAGGAAATTTAAAAAACATTCCATCATCCTTCAGCCAGGAGATATTGTTAACCACGAGTATTTCGTGTTAAAAGGATTACTGAAAACCTTCACGATCGATGACAGCGGGAAGGAACATATCCTGCAATTCTCCATGGAAAACTGGTGGGTGTCTGATTATACAGCATTACATACCGATGGTAAATCGTCCTTTATTATCCAGTGCCTGGAAGATGTGGAGTTGCTATACATATCGTACGCCGACAGGCAACGACTATGCGATGAGATACACCAGTTCGAACGTTTTTGCCGCCTGAAGATCACGGCCGGATTTGTCAGCATGCAGAAAAGAGTAATGGCCCTATTGAAGAATGATGCCCAATCGAGGTACCAGCAATTGCTCGAACAATATCCCTCCCTGTTCCAGCGTGTACCTAAAGCCCTTATTGCTGCATATATCGGTGTATCAAGAGAGACATTGAGCCGTTTACAAGTCTAG
- a CDS encoding RICIN domain-containing protein: MKMLTVLLSILICAHHLVQATSLPDYLTVTLRNAKSNKYLEVSGDPLRNEKYKDSVALQQWELSISRGDTDRWQKWHLIYQITVNGTRYYHIRNLHSGKLADANGTIVQQLAALPQTSDRQLWRLEDKGNGRYMIFNKGSGLALSLEGGATGNGVKVILDRLNTDGRQSWMLSVIANDTYRDDEVVRFFNRNNTTQGSAAFDQGNSIPLIWGANNGKVLWVTQDAWDGVQLQSNNMFRCGDFHRYSNSVLIQPARADWNPEHTPNMTINSSTSGKPRQVFNIQPGTSWSWAGPGIEINDKVYVHCGEGQGLDITGQSLYQLTQSTGTEWKVERNMPNGLDSQKIITYSCGMVKPGDGYVYVFGKEGISFNYASYVHVARFPEGNPLLWEYYNGSGWTGRPSPGSTARIADGRGTVSVAYLNGKYILMTMDQGFDCDTARNIYIATASSPTGPFSGETLVYTIKEYFKGQYARYYTPVIHPEFDNGRNELLLSYCLNFSACKLESCEGEWLDPYYYRVKGIRVPYAKIGL, from the coding sequence ATGAAAATGTTAACTGTATTACTATCCATTTTGATCTGTGCCCATCATCTGGTACAGGCCACCAGTCTTCCTGACTACCTTACTGTTACACTCAGAAATGCCAAGAGTAATAAGTACCTGGAAGTTAGCGGTGATCCCCTCCGGAACGAGAAATATAAAGACAGCGTTGCCCTGCAGCAATGGGAACTCTCGATTTCCCGCGGCGATACGGACCGCTGGCAGAAATGGCATTTGATCTATCAGATCACTGTTAACGGTACCAGGTACTATCATATCCGTAACCTGCACAGCGGTAAACTGGCCGATGCGAATGGAACCATTGTTCAACAGCTGGCAGCGCTTCCACAAACAAGTGACAGGCAGCTATGGAGATTGGAAGACAAGGGCAACGGACGATATATGATATTCAATAAAGGCAGCGGACTGGCTTTATCACTGGAAGGAGGAGCGACGGGGAACGGCGTGAAAGTGATTCTCGACAGACTAAATACTGATGGCAGGCAATCCTGGATGCTCAGCGTAATTGCAAACGATACCTATCGTGATGATGAGGTGGTGCGTTTCTTTAACCGGAATAATACCACACAAGGTTCAGCCGCTTTCGATCAGGGAAATAGTATTCCGCTCATCTGGGGCGCTAATAACGGAAAAGTGCTTTGGGTAACGCAGGATGCCTGGGATGGCGTTCAGCTGCAATCCAATAACATGTTCCGGTGTGGCGATTTCCACAGGTATAGTAATTCCGTGTTGATCCAGCCGGCCAGAGCAGATTGGAACCCGGAGCATACGCCGAATATGACCATCAATAGCAGTACTTCCGGTAAGCCCCGGCAGGTGTTCAATATACAGCCAGGTACCTCCTGGAGCTGGGCTGGTCCGGGCATAGAGATCAATGATAAGGTGTATGTGCATTGCGGGGAAGGACAAGGGTTGGATATTACCGGGCAGTCGCTTTACCAACTAACACAGAGCACAGGCACTGAATGGAAAGTGGAGCGTAACATGCCGAACGGATTGGATAGCCAGAAGATCATCACTTATTCCTGTGGTATGGTGAAGCCGGGAGATGGATATGTGTATGTTTTTGGTAAGGAGGGTATCAGCTTCAACTATGCGAGTTATGTGCATGTGGCCAGGTTCCCCGAGGGCAATCCGCTGCTATGGGAGTATTATAATGGGAGCGGATGGACGGGGCGTCCCAGTCCGGGAAGTACAGCTAGAATTGCGGATGGGAGAGGAACTGTGAGCGTTGCTTACCTGAATGGTAAATATATCCTGATGACGATGGATCAGGGTTTTGATTGTGACACTGCCAGGAATATTTACATCGCTACTGCCAGTTCCCCGACAGGGCCGTTTTCAGGGGAAACGCTGGTATACACTATCAAAGAATATTTTAAAGGACAATATGCACGATACTATACACCTGTTATTCATCCGGAGTTTGACAATGGCAGAAATGAACTGCTGTTGTCTTATTGTCTGAACTTTTCGGCGTGTAAGCTGGAATCCTGCGAAGGGGAGTGGCTGGATCCTTATTATTACCGGGTAAAAGGAATAAGGGTACCATATGCAAAGATCGGCCTTTGA
- a CDS encoding glycoside hydrolase family 16 protein — protein MQKLTIIIAALAIFTSCSKEAATKTDTSLTTATADGGARKAATTLSFSGYTWEVRDQGSSGPGPNYWSSSNVWVDSEGHLHLKIRKDAATGRWLCAEVTSLQNFGYGSYIWKIEGAVDKLDKNIVLGLFNYKAGDDGHHEVDIEFARWGNNAWNNFNYTVYPASGSGNVSQTYELGLNGTYSSYKFTRTSSAVSYKGYHGHNLDEANSFFPWTTPSGYNVSTLSLPVHMNLWLFNGNAPSNQQEVEIIIHSFTFIAG, from the coding sequence ATGCAAAAGCTCACAATCATTATTGCGGCATTAGCCATTTTTACAAGCTGCAGCAAAGAAGCTGCCACGAAAACTGATACCTCATTGACAACTGCAACCGCAGATGGCGGGGCCCGTAAGGCTGCCACTACCCTTAGTTTCAGCGGTTATACCTGGGAAGTAAGAGACCAGGGCTCTTCTGGTCCCGGCCCTAACTACTGGAGTTCCAGCAATGTATGGGTAGACAGCGAAGGGCACCTGCATCTGAAGATCAGGAAAGATGCGGCTACCGGCAGGTGGTTATGCGCTGAGGTAACTTCCCTGCAAAATTTCGGGTACGGTTCTTATATATGGAAAATAGAAGGCGCTGTTGATAAACTGGACAAAAACATCGTACTGGGCCTGTTCAATTACAAAGCAGGTGATGACGGCCACCATGAGGTAGACATCGAGTTTGCCCGCTGGGGAAACAATGCATGGAATAACTTCAATTATACCGTGTATCCCGCTTCCGGCTCAGGTAATGTATCACAGACCTATGAGCTGGGGCTGAACGGCACTTATAGTTCCTATAAGTTCACACGCACCAGCAGCGCAGTGTCTTACAAGGGCTATCATGGTCACAACCTGGATGAAGCCAATTCATTCTTCCCATGGACAACGCCATCCGGATATAATGTAAGCACCTTATCTTTACCAGTACACATGAACCTCTGGCTGTTTAACGGTAATGCACCATCTAATCAGCAGGAAGTTGAAATTATTATACACTCATTCACATTTATCGCTGGATAA
- a CDS encoding DUF5995 family protein — translation MAARTINEVIEQLEEIITSAIHTNNRLGYFAALYHKVTVRVKEGILNNEFEDGARMEKLDVIFANRYLEAVTQYKNNQRPSGSWLTAFEGTKKASVLVLQQLLLGMNAHINLDLGIAAVETAGDQDIELIRKDFNAINNILGSLTGEVISEINRISPFLSLLGLNAGNDQSILIQFSISNARDGAWSFAEELSGKKGAEYTACIAARDTNIRKLAAGLLKPAGKLIRFTVWVIHLFEWKNPRKIIETLYKSKKTYIRVSAQPA, via the coding sequence ATGGCCGCCCGCACGATCAACGAAGTCATTGAGCAACTGGAAGAAATTATCACCTCCGCTATACACACAAACAACAGGCTTGGCTACTTCGCAGCCCTCTACCACAAAGTCACCGTCCGCGTTAAGGAAGGCATCCTCAATAATGAATTCGAAGATGGCGCACGCATGGAAAAGCTGGACGTCATCTTTGCCAACCGTTACCTGGAAGCGGTCACACAATACAAAAACAATCAGCGTCCCAGCGGCTCCTGGCTTACCGCTTTTGAAGGCACAAAGAAAGCCTCCGTACTGGTACTGCAACAACTCCTGCTGGGTATGAACGCCCACATTAACCTGGACCTGGGCATTGCAGCGGTTGAAACTGCAGGCGATCAGGATATTGAGCTTATCCGTAAAGATTTCAATGCCATCAATAACATCCTCGGTTCTCTGACAGGAGAGGTCATTTCAGAGATCAACCGCATATCTCCCTTCCTGTCACTTTTAGGGTTAAATGCCGGCAATGACCAGTCTATCCTGATCCAGTTCAGCATCAGTAATGCGCGGGATGGCGCCTGGAGCTTCGCTGAAGAATTATCAGGCAAGAAAGGAGCAGAATATACCGCATGTATTGCGGCCAGGGATACCAACATCCGGAAACTTGCAGCAGGGTTGTTAAAGCCTGCGGGAAAACTGATCAGGTTCACAGTTTGGGTGATTCACCTGTTTGAATGGAAAAATCCACGGAAGATCATAGAAACACTTTACAAATCAAAAAAGACTTATATACGGGTGTCCGCTCAACCGGCATAA